One window of the Bradyrhizobium sp. NP1 genome contains the following:
- a CDS encoding 3-hydroxyacyl-CoA dehydrogenase NAD-binding domain-containing protein produces MAFKNFKVETDADGIALVTWDIPGRSMNVLDETSISEIEAIIKQTSADANVKGVVITSSKEAFCAGADLSMMEGYSRSYAQLLKDKGEVAANQALFEQSRRFSLAFRAIETSGKPWVAAINGLAVGGGFEITLSCHYRVAADNPKTRLGLPEIKVGLFPGAGGTQRVPRIVPPQDAMQILLKGDAMTLDRAKALKLVDAVVPAADLIKAAKDWIKGGGKAVAPWDEKGFKLPGGPVYSKAGMMMFPAGNAIYRRETYDNYPAARAVMSCVYEGLQLPMDAALRVESRYFSEVLRSNEAAAMIRSLFLSMQELNKGARRPQNVPPTKVKKLAVIGAGFMGASIGYVSARAGIEVVLIDRDQPSADKGKAHAQSVIDDLIKKGRAKESDRDTIMGRISATADYNALKDCDLIIEAVFEDRKVKSETFAKAQPLLKDGAIFASNTSTLPINSLAEEFKDQAKFIGIHFFSPVEKMMLVEIILGKNTGDVALATALDYVRTIGKTPIVVNDSRGFFANRCVLRFTAEGLEMLMEGVPPAMIENAAKMAGMPVGPLSLSDEVALDLVLKIMKATEADLGANAIDQAQKKLLVEMVEKQGRFGRKNGKGFYDYPEKGKGQKSLWAGLAALQPKHLDPDTLDVEELKQRFLAVQAVEAARTVEDHVITDMREADVGSILGFGFAPFTGGTLSYIDFMGTKKFVELCRKLESKYGSRFAPPKLLLDLAAKGETFYGRFPPKKQAAA; encoded by the coding sequence ATGGCCTTCAAGAATTTCAAAGTCGAAACCGATGCCGACGGCATCGCGCTCGTCACCTGGGATATTCCCGGCCGTTCGATGAACGTGCTGGACGAGACCTCGATCAGCGAGATCGAGGCGATCATCAAGCAGACCTCCGCTGACGCCAATGTGAAGGGCGTGGTCATCACCTCCAGCAAGGAGGCGTTCTGCGCCGGCGCCGACCTCTCGATGATGGAGGGATACAGCCGCTCCTATGCGCAGCTCCTGAAGGACAAGGGCGAGGTCGCCGCCAACCAGGCGCTGTTCGAGCAGAGCCGGCGCTTCTCGCTGGCGTTCCGTGCCATCGAGACCTCGGGCAAGCCGTGGGTCGCCGCCATCAACGGGCTCGCGGTCGGCGGCGGTTTCGAGATCACGCTGTCGTGCCACTACCGCGTCGCTGCCGATAACCCGAAGACGCGCCTCGGCCTGCCCGAGATCAAGGTCGGCCTGTTCCCGGGCGCCGGCGGCACCCAGCGCGTGCCGCGCATCGTGCCGCCGCAGGATGCGATGCAGATCCTGCTCAAGGGCGATGCGATGACGCTCGATCGCGCCAAGGCGCTGAAGCTGGTCGACGCCGTGGTGCCGGCAGCCGACCTGATCAAGGCCGCCAAGGACTGGATCAAGGGCGGCGGCAAGGCCGTCGCGCCCTGGGACGAGAAGGGCTTCAAGCTGCCGGGCGGCCCGGTCTACTCCAAGGCCGGCATGATGATGTTCCCGGCGGGCAATGCGATCTATCGCCGCGAGACCTACGACAATTATCCGGCGGCGCGTGCCGTCATGAGCTGCGTCTATGAGGGCCTGCAATTGCCCATGGATGCGGCGCTGCGGGTGGAATCGCGCTACTTCAGCGAGGTGCTGCGCTCCAACGAGGCGGCGGCGATGATCCGCTCGCTGTTCCTGTCGATGCAGGAATTGAACAAGGGCGCACGGCGCCCGCAAAACGTGCCGCCGACCAAGGTGAAGAAGCTCGCCGTGATCGGCGCCGGGTTCATGGGCGCGAGCATCGGCTACGTTTCGGCGCGCGCCGGCATCGAGGTGGTGCTGATCGACCGCGACCAGCCGAGCGCCGACAAGGGCAAGGCGCATGCGCAAAGCGTGATCGACGACCTCATCAAGAAGGGGCGCGCCAAGGAAAGCGACCGCGACACGATTATGGGCCGCATCAGCGCGACCGCCGATTACAACGCGCTGAAGGACTGCGACCTGATCATCGAGGCCGTGTTCGAAGACCGCAAGGTGAAGTCCGAGACCTTCGCCAAGGCCCAGCCGCTCCTGAAGGACGGCGCGATCTTCGCCTCCAACACCTCGACGCTGCCGATCAATTCGCTTGCCGAGGAGTTCAAGGACCAGGCCAAGTTCATCGGCATCCACTTCTTCTCGCCGGTCGAGAAGATGATGCTGGTCGAGATCATCCTCGGCAAGAACACCGGCGACGTCGCGCTCGCCACCGCGCTCGACTATGTCCGCACCATCGGCAAGACGCCGATTGTCGTGAACGATTCCCGCGGCTTCTTCGCCAACCGCTGCGTGCTGCGCTTCACCGCGGAAGGCCTGGAGATGCTGATGGAAGGCGTGCCGCCGGCGATGATCGAGAACGCCGCCAAGATGGCCGGCATGCCGGTCGGTCCGCTGTCGCTGTCGGATGAAGTGGCGCTCGACCTCGTGCTCAAGATCATGAAGGCGACCGAGGCCGATCTCGGGGCGAATGCCATCGACCAGGCGCAGAAGAAGCTGCTGGTCGAGATGGTCGAGAAGCAGGGCCGCTTCGGCCGCAAGAACGGCAAGGGCTTTTACGACTACCCGGAGAAGGGCAAGGGCCAGAAGAGCCTGTGGGCCGGCCTCGCCGCGCTGCAGCCCAAGCATCTCGACCCCGATACGCTCGATGTCGAGGAATTGAAGCAGCGCTTCCTGGCGGTGCAGGCGGTGGAAGCCGCGCGCACGGTCGAGGACCATGTCATCACCGACATGCGCGAGGCCGATGTCGGCTCGATCCTGGGGTTCGGCTTCGCGCCGTTCACCGGCGGCACGCTGTCCTATATCGATTTCATGGGCACGAAGAAGTTCGTCGAGCTGTGCCGCAAGCTCGAGTCCAAATACGGCTCGCGCTTCGCTCCGCCCAAGCTGCTCCTCGATTTGGCGGCCAAGGGCGAAACCTTCTATGGCCGCTTCCCGCCGAAGAAGCAGGCCGCGGCTTGA
- a CDS encoding PadR family transcriptional regulator — protein MALGDAILVCLTERPMTGYELAKTFDSSIGFFWKADHQQIYRELTRLRDRGHVQAREVVQSGKPNKLVYRLTAEGRAALRHWAARPSTPPSIKDDMLVRLCALEAVDIEPMRADLMARLEHHRDRLARYERVLTKRFPQGAVSLDDTGKLLALHLGLRHERAVVEWCEEALDTLTRRTADGEVTSVREGAGEPQD, from the coding sequence GTGGCGCTTGGCGACGCGATCCTGGTCTGCCTGACCGAACGGCCGATGACGGGCTACGAGCTCGCCAAGACCTTCGATTCCTCGATCGGCTTCTTCTGGAAGGCCGACCACCAGCAGATCTACCGCGAGCTGACCCGGCTGCGCGACCGCGGCCATGTCCAGGCGCGCGAAGTGGTGCAGTCGGGCAAGCCCAACAAGCTGGTCTACAGGCTGACCGCCGAAGGCCGGGCGGCGCTGCGGCACTGGGCTGCGCGGCCCTCGACACCGCCCTCGATCAAGGACGACATGCTGGTGCGGCTGTGCGCGCTCGAGGCCGTCGACATCGAGCCAATGCGCGCCGACCTGATGGCGCGGCTGGAACATCACCGCGACCGCCTCGCCCGCTATGAGCGGGTGCTGACGAAGCGCTTTCCGCAAGGGGCCGTCTCGCTCGACGACACCGGCAAGCTGCTCGCGCTGCACCTGGGCTTGCGCCACGAGCGCGCCGTGGTGGAGTGGTGCGAGGAGGCGCTCGACACCCTGACACGCCGCACCGCCGACGGCGAGGTCACCTCGGTCCGTGAAGGCGCGGGCGAGCCACAGGACTGA
- a CDS encoding glutamate--cysteine ligase: MARDQIDMTPLKSRDELVAWLEAGVKPPSEFRIGTEHEKTPFTLLEHRPVPYEGARGIGALLEGMQLLLGWEPIMERGNIIGLYDVTGGGAISLEPGGQFELSGAPVETVHQTQAELMAHLAQVREIAGPLGIGFLGLGMTPSWSRAEIPVMPKGRYKIMTDYMPKVGAYGLDMMYRTCTVQTNLDFSSEADMVKKLRVSLALQPAATALFANSPFTEGAPNGFLSFRSEIWRDTDNARAGMLPFAFEDGMGFERYVDYALDVPMYFVKRGDAYIDVSGSSFRAFFDGKNEKLPGERPTLSDWANHLSTIFPEVRLKRYLEMRGADGAPWARLPALPAFWVGLLYDNTSLDAAWDLVRNWTAQERQALRDDVPRLGFKARIRDRYLFEIAKECLALSYAGLRRRGNIDHVGRDETRYLEPLERIIDCGKTPAEELLDKFHGPWGGSVEPAYSEYAF; this comes from the coding sequence ATGGCGCGAGACCAGATCGACATGACGCCGCTGAAGTCGCGGGACGAGCTCGTCGCGTGGCTGGAGGCCGGCGTAAAACCTCCTTCCGAATTCCGCATCGGCACCGAGCACGAGAAGACGCCGTTCACGCTTCTCGAGCACCGGCCGGTGCCCTATGAGGGCGCGCGTGGCATCGGCGCGCTGCTCGAGGGCATGCAGCTCCTGCTCGGCTGGGAGCCGATCATGGAGCGCGGCAACATCATCGGCCTCTACGACGTCACCGGCGGCGGCGCGATCTCGCTCGAGCCCGGCGGGCAGTTCGAGCTGTCGGGCGCGCCGGTCGAGACCGTGCATCAGACGCAGGCCGAGCTGATGGCGCATCTGGCCCAGGTGCGCGAGATCGCGGGCCCGCTCGGCATCGGCTTCCTCGGGCTCGGCATGACGCCGTCGTGGTCGCGGGCGGAAATCCCCGTGATGCCGAAGGGCCGCTACAAGATCATGACCGACTACATGCCGAAGGTAGGCGCCTACGGCCTCGACATGATGTACCGGACCTGCACGGTGCAGACCAATCTCGACTTCTCCTCCGAAGCCGACATGGTCAAGAAGCTGCGCGTCTCGCTGGCGCTGCAGCCGGCCGCGACCGCGCTGTTCGCCAATTCGCCCTTCACGGAAGGTGCGCCCAATGGATTCCTGTCGTTTCGTTCCGAGATCTGGCGCGACACCGACAACGCGCGGGCCGGCATGCTGCCGTTCGCCTTCGAGGACGGCATGGGGTTCGAACGCTATGTCGACTACGCGCTCGACGTACCCATGTACTTCGTCAAGCGCGGCGATGCCTATATCGACGTGTCCGGCTCCTCGTTCCGCGCCTTTTTCGACGGCAAGAACGAAAAGCTGCCGGGCGAGCGTCCGACGCTGTCGGACTGGGCCAACCATCTCTCGACGATCTTTCCGGAGGTGCGGCTGAAGCGCTATCTGGAAATGCGTGGCGCCGACGGCGCACCCTGGGCGCGGCTTCCGGCGCTGCCGGCGTTCTGGGTCGGCCTCCTGTACGACAACACCAGCCTCGATGCCGCCTGGGACCTCGTGCGGAATTGGACCGCGCAGGAGCGGCAGGCGCTGCGCGACGACGTGCCGCGGCTCGGCTTCAAGGCCAGGATCAGAGACCGCTACCTGTTCGAAATCGCCAAGGAATGCCTGGCGCTGTCCTATGCGGGCCTGCGCCGGCGCGGCAACATCGATCACGTCGGTCGCGACGAGACGCGGTATCTCGAACCGCTCGAGCGCATCATCGATTGCGGCAAGACGCCGGCCGAGGAGCTGCTGGACAAATTCCATGGCCCTTGGGGCGGGTCGGTCGAGCCGGCCTATTCGGAATATGCTTTCTAA
- a CDS encoding acetyl-CoA C-acetyltransferase — MPEAYIYDHVRTPRGRGKADGALHEVTALRLATVPLEALKERNNLPEDTVDDVVLGVVDPVGEAGSDIARFAAIKAGLGEAVPGVQISRFCASGLDAVNFAAAQIMSGQHELVIGGGAESMSRVGIGSSGGAWPMDPAIAVPAYFMPQGVSADLIATKYGFSRDDVDAYAVQSQQRAGKAWEEGRFNKSVVPVKDVNGLTILARDEHMRPTTTMQSLAQLQPSFVQIAQMGGFDAVAVQSHPEVERINHVHHAGNSSGIVDGAGAVLLGSKEAGAKHGLKPRAKIRAFANIGSEPAMMLTGPVDVTEKLFKRSGMNKSDIDLFELNEAFASVVLRYIQAFDIDNAKINVNGGAIALGHPLGATGAMILGTVLDELERTNKSTALVTLCIGGGMGTATIIERV; from the coding sequence ATGCCTGAAGCCTATATCTACGATCACGTTCGCACGCCGCGCGGCCGCGGCAAGGCAGATGGCGCGCTGCACGAGGTCACGGCGCTGCGGCTTGCCACCGTGCCGCTCGAGGCGCTCAAGGAGCGCAACAACCTGCCCGAGGATACCGTCGACGACGTCGTGCTCGGCGTGGTCGATCCGGTCGGCGAGGCGGGAAGCGACATCGCCCGTTTCGCCGCGATCAAGGCGGGGCTGGGCGAGGCCGTGCCGGGCGTGCAGATCTCCCGCTTCTGCGCCTCGGGGCTCGATGCGGTCAATTTCGCCGCCGCCCAGATCATGAGCGGACAGCATGAGCTCGTTATCGGCGGCGGCGCCGAATCGATGAGCCGGGTCGGCATCGGCTCCTCCGGCGGCGCCTGGCCGATGGACCCCGCGATCGCGGTGCCCGCCTATTTCATGCCGCAGGGCGTCTCGGCGGATTTGATCGCCACCAAATACGGCTTCTCGCGCGACGACGTCGACGCCTATGCGGTGCAGAGCCAGCAGCGCGCCGGCAAGGCCTGGGAAGAGGGCCGCTTCAACAAGTCGGTGGTGCCGGTCAAGGACGTCAACGGGCTCACCATCCTGGCCAGGGACGAGCACATGCGCCCGACCACGACGATGCAGTCGCTGGCGCAGTTGCAGCCGTCCTTCGTGCAGATCGCGCAGATGGGCGGTTTTGACGCGGTCGCGGTGCAGTCGCATCCCGAGGTCGAGCGCATCAACCATGTCCATCATGCCGGCAACTCGTCCGGCATCGTCGACGGCGCCGGCGCAGTCCTGCTCGGCAGCAAGGAGGCCGGCGCGAAGCACGGCCTGAAGCCGCGGGCAAAAATCCGCGCCTTCGCCAATATCGGCTCCGAGCCCGCGATGATGCTGACCGGCCCGGTCGACGTCACCGAAAAGCTGTTCAAGCGCTCCGGGATGAACAAGTCCGACATCGACCTGTTCGAGCTCAACGAGGCCTTTGCCTCGGTGGTGCTGCGCTACATCCAGGCCTTCGACATCGACAACGCCAAGATCAACGTCAATGGCGGCGCGATCGCGCTCGGCCATCCGCTCGGGGCGACCGGCGCGATGATCCTCGGCACCGTGCTCGACGAGCTGGAGCGCACCAACAAGTCGACCGCGCTGGTCACGCTGTGCATCGGCGGCGGCATGGGCACCGCGACCATCATCGAGCGGGTTTAA
- a CDS encoding helix-turn-helix domain-containing protein, whose translation MKRRPSTEATAAWIRLMRVQSRVLDAVEQDLKKAGFPPLAWYDALLELSRAPAGELRPVELERQMLIPQYSTSRLIDRLVDEGLAARRECKIDKRGQFVEITEAGRELQKRMWGAYSAAIERHVGSKLSDIDAARLCSLLDRLGCSCGELQPQAAAEGAAAR comes from the coding sequence ATGAAGCGTAGACCATCGACCGAGGCGACCGCCGCCTGGATCCGCCTGATGCGGGTGCAGAGCCGCGTGCTGGACGCCGTCGAGCAGGATTTGAAGAAGGCCGGCTTCCCGCCGCTTGCCTGGTATGACGCGCTGCTCGAATTGTCGCGGGCGCCGGCGGGCGAATTGCGGCCGGTCGAACTGGAGCGGCAGATGCTGATCCCGCAATACTCGACCTCGCGGCTGATCGACCGCCTGGTCGACGAGGGGCTGGCGGCGCGCCGCGAATGCAAGATCGACAAGCGTGGCCAGTTCGTCGAGATCACGGAAGCCGGGCGCGAGCTGCAGAAGCGGATGTGGGGCGCCTATTCGGCGGCGATCGAACGACACGTCGGATCGAAACTGTCCGACATCGACGCCGCCAGACTGTGCAGCCTGCTCGATCGTCTCGGCTGCTCCTGCGGCGAGCTGCAGCCGCAGGCGGCAGCCGAGGGCGCCGCCGCCCGATGA
- a CDS encoding nuclear transport factor 2 family protein, with protein MTMRGLDGWYAYMKSHDSAALADLLHPDAVFESPVVHTPQAGRPITLKYLTSAAKVLGGPGFSYVGEWRSDEGAVLEFVTEIDGIKLNGVDIIRFDADGRITHFKVMVRPLKAINLLHRLMGEQLAKG; from the coding sequence ATGACGATGCGCGGGCTCGACGGATGGTACGCCTACATGAAGTCGCACGACAGTGCGGCCCTGGCTGACCTGCTGCACCCGGATGCGGTGTTCGAAAGCCCCGTCGTGCACACGCCGCAAGCCGGCCGCCCCATCACCCTCAAATATCTGACGAGCGCGGCCAAGGTGCTGGGCGGTCCCGGCTTTTCCTATGTCGGCGAGTGGCGTAGCGACGAAGGCGCGGTGCTCGAATTCGTAACCGAGATCGACGGCATCAAGCTCAACGGCGTCGACATCATTCGCTTTGACGCTGACGGCCGCATCACGCATTTCAAGGTCATGGTGCGCCCGCTGAAGGCGATCAACCTGTTGCACCGGTTGATGGGCGAACAGCTGGCGAAGGGTTGA
- a CDS encoding helix-turn-helix domain-containing protein has product MTTNLRYDYVGDQRLSEGADWIGTFRGLRTHFHEEIQVSVSIFGLRRYMLGNSLVGLEPGDVLIVPAQVVHSALPTSYRDTRSTEFFLIASKLPDAARSLIVGSNYLVLSAPWALQLARDDLPGAIASAVSALGGDSQAILRREAARPAESLDLRLVDESQSVASRAMELGLSREGYIRRFVRRFGMPPHAHRLAGRLNEGRELLRRGLSIADVAHATGFSDQSHFGRHFLQSFGATPGQFKSAHVTR; this is encoded by the coding sequence ATGACGACGAACCTCCGATACGATTACGTTGGCGATCAAAGGTTGTCCGAGGGTGCCGATTGGATCGGCACGTTTCGCGGCCTGCGAACGCATTTCCACGAAGAGATCCAGGTCTCGGTCTCTATCTTCGGGCTTCGCCGCTACATGCTGGGAAACAGCCTGGTTGGCCTGGAGCCGGGGGATGTCCTGATCGTCCCCGCGCAAGTGGTCCATAGTGCGCTTCCCACGTCATATCGCGACACGCGATCGACCGAGTTCTTCCTGATCGCATCGAAACTGCCCGATGCCGCGCGTTCGCTGATCGTCGGTTCAAACTATCTGGTACTGTCGGCGCCCTGGGCCTTGCAGCTGGCGCGAGACGATCTGCCCGGCGCCATCGCGAGCGCGGTGTCGGCGCTCGGGGGCGATTCCCAGGCCATCCTGCGACGAGAGGCCGCGAGGCCCGCCGAATCCCTCGACCTTCGTCTGGTTGACGAATCCCAGAGCGTGGCGTCCCGGGCGATGGAGCTCGGACTGTCACGAGAGGGCTACATCCGCAGATTTGTCCGGCGCTTCGGCATGCCGCCTCACGCCCATCGGCTGGCCGGCAGGCTGAACGAAGGACGGGAACTGCTTCGCCGCGGCCTGTCGATTGCGGACGTTGCGCACGCCACCGGCTTCAGCGACCAAAGCCATTTCGGCCGGCATTTTCTTCAATCGTTCGGCGCGACGCCTGGACAATTCAAGTCGGCACACGTGACGCGCTAA
- a CDS encoding PAN domain-containing protein: MRKSRLFGACLGLLLFVAAAVGARPALAQANFDRPGGDYLNSPVASGDPADCALICERDRRCRAWTFAYPTDIAVGAVCWLKSNVPPRVQDNCCVSGVRGAGVVEPRSVAVETSIDRFGGDYKNFELKSGEGDEDCKAACVGDNKCRAWTYARPGYVGRQAHCFLKKEIKPPRRKAGFISGVVR; this comes from the coding sequence ATGCGGAAGAGCCGCCTGTTCGGGGCATGTCTGGGGTTGCTGTTGTTCGTCGCTGCCGCCGTCGGCGCGCGGCCGGCGCTGGCGCAGGCCAATTTCGATCGCCCGGGCGGCGACTACCTGAACTCGCCCGTGGCGTCCGGCGATCCGGCCGACTGCGCGTTGATCTGCGAGCGTGACCGCCGCTGCCGGGCCTGGACCTTTGCCTATCCGACCGACATCGCGGTCGGCGCGGTGTGCTGGCTGAAGAGCAACGTGCCGCCCCGCGTGCAGGACAATTGCTGCGTCTCCGGGGTGCGCGGCGCCGGCGTGGTCGAGCCGCGCAGCGTTGCGGTCGAGACCTCGATCGACCGCTTCGGCGGCGACTACAAGAATTTCGAGCTGAAGTCCGGCGAGGGCGACGAGGACTGCAAGGCGGCCTGTGTCGGCGACAACAAGTGCCGCGCCTGGACCTATGCGCGGCCCGGCTATGTCGGCAGGCAGGCGCATTGCTTCCTGAAGAAGGAGATCAAGCCGCCGCGGCGCAAAGCGGGATTCATTTCCGGCGTGGTACGGTAG
- a CDS encoding acyl-CoA dehydrogenase C-terminal domain-containing protein, giving the protein MPIYKAPVEDVNFLLNDVFQIDRYDNLPGFSDASADVREAILGEAAKLAEEVLQPLNRTGDLEGCVRRDDGSVTTPKGFKEAFRQVAEGGWLGLSAPTEFGGQGLPVTLSQAVNEFQISANMAFSMYGGLTMGATAALLVHGTPEQKKTYVPKMVAGEWTGTMNLTEPQCGTDLGLLRTKAVRQADGSFRITGTKIFISAGEHDMADNIIHLVLARIEGAPGGIKGVSLFVVPKFLVKPDGSVGARNGVTCGSIEHKMGIHGNSTCVMNYDNATGWLIGEENKGMQGMFVMMNEARLGVAVQGLAQSEVAYQNAAAYARERQQGRALTGAKAPDKPADPIIVHPDIRRTLLSIRAFNEAARAFVIWTALKSDVAHRSGDAKDRLAADDHMGLMTPILKGFLTDTGFANAVQAQQVYGGHGYIAEQGMEQFVRDARIAMIYEGANGIQALDLVGRKLPRDGGRAIMAFFGEVMAFAKEHGSDEAMKPYVGPLSAALGHLQQATTWLMQNALTKPDNAGAAATDYLHLFGFVTLGYMWAQMAKVALDKIASTGATPYLSTKLVTGRFFMERMLPETALRLARVQSGCATTMELAADAF; this is encoded by the coding sequence ATGCCGATCTACAAAGCCCCAGTCGAAGACGTCAATTTCCTGCTCAACGACGTCTTCCAGATCGACCGCTACGACAACCTTCCCGGCTTCTCGGATGCTTCCGCCGACGTGCGCGAGGCGATCCTGGGCGAGGCCGCCAAGCTCGCCGAGGAGGTGTTGCAGCCGCTCAACCGGACCGGCGATCTCGAAGGCTGCGTGCGCCGCGACGACGGCAGCGTCACCACGCCGAAGGGTTTCAAGGAAGCGTTCAGGCAGGTCGCCGAAGGCGGCTGGCTCGGCCTGTCGGCGCCGACGGAATTCGGCGGGCAGGGGCTTCCGGTGACGCTCTCGCAGGCGGTCAACGAATTCCAGATCTCCGCCAACATGGCGTTCTCGATGTATGGCGGGCTCACCATGGGCGCGACCGCGGCGCTTCTGGTGCACGGCACGCCGGAGCAGAAGAAGACCTATGTGCCGAAGATGGTGGCCGGCGAATGGACCGGCACCATGAACCTCACCGAACCGCAATGCGGCACCGATCTCGGCCTCTTGCGCACCAAGGCGGTGCGGCAGGCGGACGGCAGCTTCAGGATCACCGGCACCAAGATCTTCATCTCCGCCGGCGAGCACGACATGGCGGACAACATCATCCATCTGGTGCTCGCGCGCATCGAGGGCGCGCCTGGCGGCATCAAGGGCGTGTCGCTGTTCGTGGTGCCGAAATTCCTGGTCAAGCCGGACGGATCGGTCGGCGCCCGCAACGGCGTCACCTGCGGGTCGATCGAGCACAAGATGGGCATTCACGGCAATTCCACCTGCGTGATGAACTACGACAACGCCACCGGCTGGCTGATCGGCGAAGAGAACAAGGGCATGCAGGGCATGTTCGTGATGATGAACGAGGCCCGGCTCGGGGTGGCCGTGCAGGGCCTCGCGCAGTCCGAGGTCGCCTATCAGAACGCCGCGGCCTATGCGCGCGAGCGCCAGCAGGGCCGTGCGCTGACCGGCGCCAAGGCGCCCGACAAGCCGGCCGATCCGATCATCGTGCATCCGGACATCCGCCGCACGCTGCTCTCGATCCGCGCCTTCAACGAGGCCGCGCGCGCCTTCGTGATCTGGACCGCGCTCAAGAGCGACGTCGCCCACCGCTCCGGCGATGCCAAGGACCGCCTGGCCGCCGACGATCACATGGGGCTGATGACGCCGATCCTCAAAGGCTTCCTCACCGACACCGGCTTCGCCAACGCGGTGCAGGCACAGCAGGTCTATGGCGGCCACGGCTACATCGCCGAGCAGGGCATGGAGCAGTTCGTGCGCGATGCGCGCATCGCCATGATCTATGAGGGCGCCAACGGCATCCAGGCGCTCGACCTGGTCGGCCGCAAGCTGCCGCGCGACGGCGGGCGGGCCATCATGGCGTTCTTCGGCGAGGTGATGGCTTTCGCCAAGGAACACGGCAGCGACGAAGCCATGAAGCCCTATGTCGGCCCGCTCTCCGCCGCGCTCGGCCATCTGCAGCAGGCGACCACCTGGCTGATGCAGAATGCGCTGACCAAGCCCGACAATGCGGGCGCGGCCGCCACCGACTACCTGCACCTGTTCGGCTTCGTGACGCTGGGCTATATGTGGGCGCAAATGGCCAAGGTCGCGCTCGACAAGATTGCGTCCACCGGCGCCACGCCCTATCTGTCGACCAAGCTGGTGACCGGCCGCTTCTTCATGGAGCGGATGTTGCCGGAGACTGCACTTCGCCTCGCGCGCGTCCAGAGCGGATGCGCCACCACCATGGAACTTGCGGCGGACGCGTTCTGA
- the gstA gene encoding glutathione transferase GstA yields the protein MKLYYSPGACSLSPHIALLEAGLPYELVKVDVRAKKLENGDDYLKINPKGQVPALGLDSGEVVTEGPVIVQMIADRAAATKNLAPARDTVERYKLQEWLNFITTELHKNFSPLFQPAIPDEAKTFFRDRLMGKFKYIDSQLAGRDYLMGKQFTVADGYLYTMLRWADGHKMDLSGFPNLMAYKARVAARPKVQEAVAKEAQKAA from the coding sequence ATGAAGCTGTATTACTCCCCCGGCGCCTGCTCGCTGTCGCCCCATATCGCGCTGCTGGAAGCCGGCCTGCCCTATGAGCTCGTCAAGGTCGACGTCCGCGCCAAGAAGCTGGAAAACGGCGACGACTACCTGAAGATCAATCCGAAGGGCCAGGTGCCCGCCCTCGGCCTGGACAGCGGCGAGGTCGTCACCGAGGGCCCCGTCATCGTGCAGATGATCGCCGACAGGGCCGCCGCCACCAAGAATCTCGCACCCGCCCGCGACACGGTCGAGCGCTACAAGCTGCAGGAATGGCTCAATTTCATCACCACCGAGCTGCACAAGAATTTCAGCCCGCTGTTCCAGCCGGCGATCCCGGACGAGGCGAAGACCTTCTTCCGGGACCGGTTGATGGGCAAGTTCAAATATATCGACAGTCAGCTTGCCGGACGCGACTACCTGATGGGCAAGCAGTTCACGGTCGCCGACGGTTATCTCTACACGATGCTTCGCTGGGCCGACGGCCACAAGATGGACCTGTCAGGGTTTCCCAACCTGATGGCCTACAAGGCCCGCGTCGCGGCGCGGCCCAAGGTGCAGGAAGCGGTCGCCAAGGAAGCACAGAAGGCGGCGTAA